A segment of the Terriglobales bacterium genome:
GGAGGCGCACCACTCGCTGGACAAGTCCGCGGGACTGTTGGGCTTGGGGCGCAAGGCGCTGCGGCGCATCCCGGTGAATGACCGCATCCAGCTCGACGTGGGAAAGCTCGAATCCGCCATCGCTGCCGACAAGAAAGCCGGGCACAAGCCCTTCTGCGTTGTGGCCACCGCAGGGACCACAAACTCAGGCGCCATCGACGACATGGTCGCGCTGGCAGAGCTTTGCGCGCGGCACAAACTCTGGCTGCATGTGGACGGCGCTTACGGCGCCGCGGCCATCTTCAGCGACCGTCACCGCGACCTGGTGCGCGGCATCGAGCGCGCTGATTCCATCACCATCGACCCCCACAAGTGGCTGGCCATGCCCTTTGCCGCCGGCGTCATCCTCACCTCGCGGCCGGAGACGCTGCAGCAGGCCTTCGCCACCACCACGCCCTACATGCCGAAGTCGCCGGGCGCGGTGCTGGTGGACAACTTCAAGGTCAGCACGCAGTGGTCGCGGCGCATGAACTCGCTCAAGCTCTGGCTGACGCTGCGCGTCCACGGCCGCGCGGCCTATGAAGAGCTGATCAACCGTCAGCTGGCGCTCGCGGCGAGCTTCGCCGGCTGGGTCCGCGGCTCAAGGAGCTACGAGCTGGCGGCGCCGCAGGTGTTGCCCATCGTCAACTTCCGGGTGAAGGTCGCGGGAGGCGACGAGGCCGCCATCGCGGCCGCGAACGCGCGGGTGGTGGACTCCGTGACGCGCGACGGACGCCGCTGGATCTCAGAGACGCGAGTGAACGGCCGCAGCGTCATCCGCATGATGGTGATCAGCTACCTAACTG
Coding sequences within it:
- a CDS encoding pyridoxal-dependent decarboxylase, whose amino-acid sequence is MGFDFDRESRRQLGYKLIDAINDYFSSLSERSVQLPLEQRTFATLTDKMPELGLDPVLVLGELCDELVEKGFHVPSANYFGLMNPTPTYMAVLAEALVAALNPQLATLARSQLASKIEGETVRWIGERVGWTKPFDGTFTSGGNEANFSALALALAAHFPKAIEEGVASIGGQPVFYASSEAHHSLDKSAGLLGLGRKALRRIPVNDRIQLDVGKLESAIAADKKAGHKPFCVVATAGTTNSGAIDDMVALAELCARHKLWLHVDGAYGAAAIFSDRHRDLVRGIERADSITIDPHKWLAMPFAAGVILTSRPETLQQAFATTTPYMPKSPGAVLVDNFKVSTQWSRRMNSLKLWLTLRVHGRAAYEELINRQLALAASFAGWVRGSRSYELAAPQVLPIVNFRVKVAGGDEAAIAAANARVVDSVTRDGRRWISETRVNGRSVIRMMVISYLTDERNLQNLRRALTQAA